A single genomic interval of Arthrobacter globiformis harbors:
- a CDS encoding quinone oxidoreductase family protein gives MTHAIVARQPGGPEVLDFTEIDRPVPGPGQLLVKVAATGVNFVETYQRSGTYKVNYPFTPGAEAAGVVEEIGEGVEDYPVGSRVATAEGTACYAGYTVLDAVKALPVPDGVDDHTAAALPLQGMTAHYLINSSFRVEPGHNVLVHAGAGGVGLLLIQLLKARGARVITTVSTDEKESLARGAGADEVLRYAGFADAVRDLTHGAGVNVVYDGVGKDTFDDSMASLRTRGSLVLFGAASGPVPPVDPQRLNAGGSLTLTRPSLAHFLGNPQERLWRSTEIFGAAADGSLNVRIGATYPLAEAGRAHEDLEARRTTGKVLLVP, from the coding sequence ATGACGCACGCCATTGTCGCCCGGCAGCCGGGTGGACCGGAGGTTCTGGACTTCACGGAGATCGATCGCCCTGTCCCCGGTCCCGGGCAACTGCTGGTGAAGGTAGCGGCAACAGGCGTCAACTTCGTCGAAACCTACCAGCGCAGCGGCACGTACAAGGTGAACTACCCCTTCACCCCGGGCGCGGAAGCGGCCGGCGTCGTCGAGGAAATCGGCGAGGGCGTCGAGGACTACCCCGTGGGAAGCCGGGTAGCCACGGCTGAGGGAACCGCTTGCTACGCCGGGTACACCGTGCTGGACGCCGTGAAGGCCCTGCCCGTGCCGGACGGAGTGGACGACCACACCGCCGCCGCGCTCCCCCTCCAGGGCATGACGGCGCATTACCTGATCAACTCCTCGTTCCGCGTTGAGCCCGGACACAACGTGCTGGTCCACGCAGGCGCCGGCGGGGTGGGCCTGCTGCTCATCCAGCTGCTGAAAGCCCGCGGCGCCCGCGTCATCACCACCGTCTCCACTGACGAGAAGGAATCCCTGGCCCGCGGTGCCGGCGCGGACGAGGTGCTGCGCTATGCCGGCTTCGCCGACGCCGTCCGGGACCTGACCCACGGTGCCGGCGTGAACGTGGTGTACGACGGCGTTGGGAAAGACACGTTCGACGACTCCATGGCCAGCCTGCGCACCCGTGGTTCACTCGTGCTCTTCGGTGCGGCGTCCGGCCCCGTCCCGCCCGTGGACCCACAGCGGCTTAACGCCGGTGGCTCACTGACCCTGACGCGCCCGTCGCTCGCGCACTTCCTCGGCAACCCGCAGGAACGGCTGTGGCGCTCCACGGAAATCTTCGGCGCAGCGGCCGACGGCAGCCTCAATGTCCGCATCGGTGCCACCTATCCGCTGGCTGAGGCCGGCCGGGCGCACGAGGACCTGGAAGCCCGGCGCACTACCGGCAAGGTTCTGCTGGTGCCGTAG